In a single window of the Ficedula albicollis isolate OC2 chromosome 13, FicAlb1.5, whole genome shotgun sequence genome:
- the CANX gene encoding calnexin codes for MELKWLCVTLLALGILAVHAHDMDEDNDADDVVDIEDDLDDGIEEVEESKSETSSPPPAPKVTYRPPVPTGEVYFAESFDKGTLDGWILSRAKKDDTDDEIAKYDGKWEVQDMKETKLPGDKGLVMVTRAKHHAISSKLSKPFVFDTKPLIIQYEVNFQNGIECGGAYVKLLSKTPELNLDQFHDKTPYTIMFGPDKCGEDYKLHFIFRHKNPKTGKYEEKHAKRPDADLKTYFTDKKTHLYTLVLNPDNSFEILVDQTVVNSGNLLNDMSPPVNPPREIEDPNDQKPEDWDERPKIPDPDAVKPDDWDEDAPAKIADENAVKPEGWLDDEPEYVADPDAEKPEDWDEDMDGEWEAPQIANPKCEAAPGCGTWQRPMIDNPNYKGKWKPPMIDNVNYQGIWKPRKIPNPDFFEDLEPFKMTPFSAVGLELWSMTSDIFFDNFIICTERAVADDWASDGWGLKKAADGAAEPGVVGQMMAAAEERPWLWVVYILTVALPVFLVVLFCCSGKKQPSAAEYKKTDAPQPDVVDDEKEEEKEKGEKEEEEEEEDASEEKLEKQKNDADLGSASQEEEEEEEEEERKPASEEEETVNRSPRNRKPRKD; via the exons ATGGAGCTGAAATGGCTGTGTGTGACCCTGCTAGCCCTTGGGATCCTTGCTGTCCATGCACATGATATGGATGAAGATAATGATGCTGATGATGTAGTTGATATTGAGGATGACTTGGATGATGGTATTGAGGAGGTAGAAGAGTCAAAGTCTGAAACAAGCagtcctcctccagctccaaaG GTTACTTACAGGCCCCCTGTCCCAACTGGTGAAGTGTATTTTGCGGAATCTTTTGATAAAGGAACTCTGGATGG ATGGATTCTTTCCAGAGCCAAGAAAGATGATACAGATGATGAGATTGCCAAATATGATG GTAAATGGGAGGTCCAAGACATGAAAGAAACGAAGCTTCCAGGGGACAAAGGGCTTGTAATGGTAACCCGAGCTAAGCATCATGCAATTTCATCTAAACTTTCCAAGCCATTTGTGTTTGATACCAAACCCCTTATTATACA GTATGAAGTAAACTTCCAAAATGGAATTGAGTGTGGTGGGGCCTATGTGAAATTGCTTTCAAAAACCCCTGAGTTGAACCTG GATCAGTTCCATGACAAAACTCCATATACAATAATGTTTGGCCCTGACAAATGTGGAGAGGACTATAAATTGCACTTCATCTTCCGGCACAAAAACCCAAAGACTGGCAAATACGAGGAGAAGCATGCAAAGCGTCCAGATGCAGATCTGAAGACTTATTTTACTGATAAGAAGACTCATCTTTACACTCTAG TCTTGAATCCTGACAATAGTTTTGAGATACTAGTCGATCAAACAGTTGTCAACAGTGGGAATCTGCTAAATGATATGTCTCCTCCTGTGAATCCACCCCGAGAGATTGAGGACCCAAATGACCAGAAGCCTGAGGACTGGGATGAGAGACCAAAAATCCCTGACCCGGATGCTGTTAAACCAGATGACTG ggatgaggatgCTCCTGCAAAGATCGCAGATGAAAACGCTGTGAAACCAGAAGGTTGGCTGGATGATGAGCCAGAATATGTAGCAGACCCTGATGCTGAGAAACCTGAAGATTG GGATGAAGATATGGACGGTGAATGGGAGGCACCTCAGATTGCAAATCCTAAATgtgaggcagctcctggctgtggtACCTGGCAGCGCCCAATGATTGACAACCCAAACTACAAAGGCAAATGGAAACCTCCTATGATTGATAACGTGAACTATCAG GGTATATGGAAACCTAGAAAGATCCCAAACCCAGATTTTTTTGAAGACTTGGAACCTTTCAAGATGACTCCCTTCAGTGCTGTGGGACTTGAGTTATGGTCCATGACATCAGACATCTTTTTTGACAACTTTATCATCTGTACTGAAAGAGCTGTGGCTGATGATTGGGCTAGTGATGGATGGGGACTGAAGAAGGCAGCCGATGGTGCAGCAGAG CCTGGTGTTGTGGGCCAGATGATGGCAGCTGCTGAAGAGCGTCCCTGGCTTTGGGTAGTCTACATCCTGACTGTGGCTTTGCCAGTGTTCCTTGttgtccttttctgctgttctggGAAG AAACAGCCAAGTGCTGCAGAATACAAGAAGACTGATGCTCCTCAGCCTGATGTGGTGGATgatgagaaagaagaagaaaaagaaaaaggggaaaaagaagaggaggaggaagaggaggacgCAAGTGAGGAAAAGCTTG agaagcagaaaaatgatgCTGATCTAGGAAGTGCTAGtcaagaggaagaagaagaggaggaggaagaagagaggaaacCTGCATCAGAG GAGGAGGAAACTGTGAATAGATCGCCCAGAAACAGAAAGCCAAGGAAAGATTGA